One Solidesulfovibrio fructosivorans JJ] DNA segment encodes these proteins:
- a CDS encoding molybdopterin biosynthesis protein, with protein MKRNIYLRTIPIEEALARVKAVLDRKALLGVERIGADRAAGRITAEPVIARYSSPTFHSAAMDGIAVRAADTFMAREGSPVRLTPEKGFVFVNTGHPLPSAFDAVVMIENVVMDGEAATIEAPVAPFAHVRRIGEDIVATEMVLPRHRRISPYDVGALLSCGAFEISVYERVRMRVIPTGDEVMDFTARPTPGPGQVVESNSMLLAALADEWGMNCLRVPPVPDDPEALARALEEGLDSDAHIVVMVAGSSAGSKDFTKSTIAKFGEVLVHGVAAMPGKPSLLGVARGKLIVGAPGYPVSSVVCFERLLYPLACWLTRSEPRTRQTIAATLARSVPSRIGMTDFLRLSVGQVGSSYVALPLSRGAGSISSMTKAQAVTQLPPEAEGLESGTVVAAELLVDAGELARTLVCVGSHDNTLDILADMLMRRDPSMRLVSSHVGSMGGLIALKNGSAMLAGSHLFDPDTRDFNFPFLAKYLPGLDVLVVNLAIREQGLIVAPGNPKGIVGVADLARDGVRYINRQRGAGTRILFDHHLALAGLAPDRILGYEREEHTHMAVAVNVKTGAADCGLGVYAAAKALGLDFVPLARERYDLVIPEALRDDPKIEAVISVIAGEAFKEQVRALGGYGTDWSGRVMHPGMGLPGEE; from the coding sequence ATGAAACGCAATATTTACCTCCGTACCATTCCCATCGAGGAGGCCCTGGCCCGGGTCAAGGCCGTTCTCGACCGCAAGGCGCTCCTCGGCGTCGAGCGCATCGGCGCCGACCGGGCGGCCGGGCGCATCACGGCCGAGCCGGTCATCGCCCGCTATTCCTCGCCGACCTTCCACAGTGCCGCCATGGACGGCATCGCCGTGCGCGCCGCCGACACCTTCATGGCCCGGGAAGGCTCGCCCGTGCGCCTGACGCCGGAAAAGGGCTTCGTCTTCGTCAATACCGGCCATCCGCTGCCGAGCGCCTTCGACGCCGTGGTCATGATCGAAAACGTGGTCATGGACGGCGAGGCCGCCACCATCGAGGCCCCGGTCGCGCCGTTCGCCCATGTGCGCCGCATCGGCGAGGACATCGTGGCCACGGAGATGGTGCTGCCCCGGCACCGGCGCATCTCGCCCTACGACGTGGGCGCGCTCCTGTCCTGCGGGGCGTTCGAGATTTCGGTCTACGAGCGCGTGCGCATGCGCGTGATCCCCACCGGCGACGAGGTCATGGACTTCACGGCCCGGCCCACGCCCGGCCCCGGGCAGGTGGTGGAGAGCAACTCCATGCTGCTTGCCGCCCTGGCCGACGAATGGGGCATGAACTGCCTGCGCGTGCCCCCGGTGCCGGACGATCCCGAGGCCCTGGCCAGGGCCCTGGAGGAGGGGCTCGATTCCGACGCCCACATCGTGGTCATGGTGGCCGGCTCCTCGGCCGGCAGCAAGGATTTCACCAAGTCGACCATCGCCAAATTCGGCGAGGTGCTGGTCCACGGCGTGGCCGCCATGCCGGGCAAGCCGTCGCTTCTGGGCGTGGCCCGGGGCAAGCTCATCGTCGGCGCGCCGGGCTATCCGGTCAGTTCCGTGGTCTGCTTCGAGCGCCTGCTCTATCCCCTGGCCTGCTGGCTGACCCGGTCCGAGCCCAGGACCCGGCAGACCATCGCCGCGACGCTGGCCCGCAGCGTGCCTTCGCGCATCGGCATGACCGATTTCCTGCGCCTGTCCGTGGGGCAGGTGGGATCGAGCTACGTTGCCCTGCCCCTTTCGCGCGGCGCGGGGAGCATTTCCTCCATGACCAAGGCCCAGGCCGTGACCCAGCTGCCGCCCGAGGCCGAAGGGCTGGAATCCGGGACCGTGGTCGCGGCCGAGCTGCTGGTGGACGCCGGCGAACTGGCCCGCACCCTGGTCTGCGTGGGCAGCCACGACAACACCCTTGACATCCTGGCCGACATGCTCATGCGCCGCGATCCGTCCATGCGGCTGGTCTCCAGCCACGTGGGCAGCATGGGCGGGCTTATCGCGCTCAAAAACGGCTCGGCCATGCTGGCCGGCTCCCACCTGTTCGATCCGGACACCCGGGACTTCAACTTCCCGTTTCTGGCCAAGTACCTGCCCGGCCTGGACGTGCTCGTGGTCAACCTGGCCATCCGGGAGCAGGGGCTCATCGTCGCCCCGGGCAACCCCAAGGGCATCGTCGGCGTGGCCGATCTGGCCCGCGACGGCGTGCGCTACATCAACCGCCAGCGCGGGGCCGGCACGCGCATTCTCTTCGACCACCACCTGGCCCTGGCCGGACTGGCTCCCGACCGCATCCTCGGCTACGAGCGCGAGGAACACACCCACATGGCCGTGGCCGTCAACGTGAAGACCGGCGCGGCGGACTGCGGCCTGGGCGTGTACGCGGCGGCCAAGGCGCTGGGGCTCGATTTCGTGCCCCTGGCCCGGGAACGCTACGACCTTGTCATTCCCGAGGCCCTGCGCGACGACCCCAAGATCGAAGCCGTCATCTCCGTCATCGCCGGCGAGGCCTTCAAGGAACAGGTGCGGGCGCTCGGCGGCTACGGCACGGACTGGTCCGGCCGGGTCATGCACCCGGGCATGGGCCTGCCGGGAGAGGAGTAA
- a CDS encoding glucokinase: MTTQGAAFPKHILAADIGGTHSRFGHFTLSASGELALGASVWASTNAASSFLELLESLPQAGFDLAPRAADAAVFAIPGAVVGRRISFANIDWDLDLDSLESAYGLSSAVCINDFLAQAHGCALLVDEAEAVLPGTMDASRVQAVIGAGTGFGHAVLVPMDDGSRLALASEAGHASVPFFGEAEQAFAAFVCRRTGENYVRGDSVLSGSGLTALHEFLTGERLTPAEVGASLTPESRTTELFARFYGRAVRDYALTVVAAGGIYISGGVAAKNPLLVSHPAFAREFYDSPPFGGLLRRIGVRLVRNANTGLFGAASVGKSLLWKTG, encoded by the coding sequence ATGACGACGCAGGGCGCGGCGTTCCCCAAACACATCCTGGCCGCGGACATCGGCGGAACGCATAGCCGGTTTGGGCATTTCACGCTTTCGGCCTCCGGCGAACTCGCGCTCGGGGCGTCGGTCTGGGCCTCGACCAACGCCGCCTCCTCCTTTCTCGAACTGCTCGAAAGCCTGCCCCAGGCGGGATTCGACCTCGCGCCCCGGGCCGCCGACGCGGCCGTGTTCGCTATTCCAGGCGCGGTGGTCGGGCGGCGCATCAGCTTCGCCAACATCGACTGGGACCTCGATCTGGACAGCCTGGAAAGCGCGTACGGGCTTTCCAGCGCCGTGTGCATCAACGATTTTCTGGCCCAGGCCCACGGCTGCGCCCTTCTGGTCGACGAGGCCGAGGCGGTGCTGCCCGGGACGATGGACGCTTCCCGGGTGCAGGCCGTCATCGGGGCCGGCACGGGATTCGGCCACGCCGTGCTCGTGCCCATGGATGACGGAAGCCGGCTGGCCCTGGCCTCGGAAGCCGGCCACGCCTCGGTGCCCTTTTTCGGCGAGGCGGAACAGGCCTTTGCCGCCTTTGTGTGCCGGCGGACCGGGGAGAACTACGTGCGCGGCGATTCCGTGCTGTCCGGCTCGGGCCTGACCGCCCTGCACGAGTTCCTCACCGGGGAGCGCCTGACCCCGGCCGAGGTGGGCGCGAGCCTGACCCCGGAAAGCCGCACCACCGAGCTTTTCGCCCGCTTCTACGGCCGGGCCGTCCGCGATTACGCCCTGACGGTGGTGGCCGCCGGAGGGATCTACATTTCCGGCGGCGTGGCCGCCAAAAACCCCCTGCTCGTCAGCCATCCGGCCTTTGCCCGGGAGTTCTACGACTCCCCTCCCTTTGGCGGCCTTTTGCGCCGCATCGGGGTGCGCCTGGTGCGCAACGCCAACACCGGCCTTTTCGGCGCGGCGAGCGTGGGCAAAAGCCTGCTCTGGAAGACGGGTTAA
- the ahbA gene encoding siroheme decarboxylase subunit alpha, translating to MDATDKRILDIIQTGFPIASRPYAAIGEAVGLTEAETLARVRALKGKGIIRRIGANFQSAKIGFCSTLCAASAPPEKLDAFIAAVNAHPGVTHNYLRQHALNVWFTMIGPSREHIAEALAAITAETGIPILNLPADRLFKIRVDFAMSEGAGPETPA from the coding sequence ATGGACGCCACGGACAAACGCATTCTCGACATCATCCAGACCGGCTTCCCCATCGCCTCCCGGCCCTACGCCGCCATAGGCGAGGCGGTCGGGCTGACCGAGGCCGAAACCCTGGCCCGGGTGCGGGCGCTTAAGGGCAAAGGCATCATCCGCCGTATCGGGGCCAACTTCCAGTCGGCCAAGATCGGCTTTTGCTCGACCCTGTGCGCCGCCTCGGCCCCGCCGGAAAAGCTCGACGCCTTCATTGCCGCCGTCAACGCCCATCCCGGCGTCACCCACAACTACCTGCGCCAGCACGCGCTCAATGTCTGGTTCACCATGATCGGCCCCTCGCGCGAGCATATCGCCGAGGCCCTGGCCGCCATCACCGCCGAAACGGGCATCCCCATCCTGAACCTCCCGGCCGACCGGCTCTTCAAAATCCGGGTGGATTTCGCCATGAGCGAGGGCGCGGGTCCCGAAACCCCGGCCTGA
- a CDS encoding FeoB-associated Cys-rich membrane protein: protein MDKLIVFLIIAVAAGYVIRRFFFKKSGGCGCGCSGCDGGAPIKGEGSCCQDGQKLQ from the coding sequence ATGGACAAACTTATTGTCTTTTTGATCATCGCCGTGGCGGCCGGATATGTGATCCGGCGATTTTTCTTTAAGAAGAGCGGCGGTTGCGGCTGCGGCTGTTCGGGCTGCGATGGCGGGGCGCCAATCAAGGGCGAAGGCTCGTGCTGTCAGGACGGACAAAAGCTGCAATAG
- a CDS encoding LysE family translocator yields the protein MPQTPASIALAAAALGLSAGLSPGPLLSLVLSQTLAHGPAEGIKVGLAPLITDAPIIIAAWLAISAAHGAPTVLGLLSVAGACLLVRYGIECLHAPPPDAGKPGAAPRSLWRGVAANFTNPHPYLFWTTVGVPMLIDAAGSGTAAVVTFLGVFYAAIVGAKIMAAVLAGRFRRFLGSRAYRLLMAVLGLSLFYFAFVFARDGLSLLGKP from the coding sequence ATGCCCCAGACTCCCGCTTCCATCGCCCTGGCCGCCGCCGCATTGGGACTCTCGGCCGGCCTTTCGCCCGGACCGCTGCTCTCCCTGGTCCTGTCCCAGACCCTGGCCCACGGCCCGGCCGAAGGCATCAAGGTGGGGCTGGCCCCGCTTATAACCGACGCCCCGATCATCATCGCCGCCTGGCTGGCGATTTCCGCCGCCCACGGCGCGCCCACGGTGCTCGGCCTGCTGTCCGTGGCCGGAGCCTGCCTGCTGGTGCGCTACGGCATCGAATGCCTGCACGCCCCGCCCCCGGACGCCGGGAAGCCGGGAGCGGCCCCGAGGTCGCTTTGGCGCGGGGTGGCCGCCAATTTCACCAATCCCCACCCCTATCTTTTCTGGACCACGGTGGGAGTGCCCATGCTCATCGACGCGGCGGGCTCGGGCACGGCCGCCGTGGTTACGTTCTTAGGCGTTTTCTACGCGGCCATCGTCGGGGCCAAGATCATGGCCGCCGTGCTGGCCGGACGCTTCCGCCGGTTTCTGGGGAGCCGCGCCTACCGGCTGCTTATGGCCGTCCTTGGGCTGTCGCTTTTCTACTTCGCCTTCGTCTTCGCCCGGGACGGGCTTTCCCTGCTCGGCAAGCCCTGA
- a CDS encoding universal stress protein, producing the protein MDKHLLVAVSDEFHTSQSLRFVHNFFTNREELKLTLFYVVPRRPDWRLDPINLEANPEAIIHIEEDKQVHGVPAMEKAKEWLHSMGFSKDQVFVKFSHGKLGTVKEIVKESEEGLYDAAVLGRRGLSWFEEMVSDSVSHRILWEELTFPIWICRNPQKDRRNVLLCVDGSEESMRVADHAGFMLKNEPGHDITLLHVCSDDRCVNAEEIFGRALAEVKANDIADDRISIKVLTSSNPARTILHEADSNKYAAVAIGRTSHKPSTLKHIFATTSLKILRGIEGASLWLCK; encoded by the coding sequence ATGGACAAACACCTGCTTGTGGCCGTCAGCGACGAATTTCATACCTCGCAAAGCCTGCGCTTCGTACACAATTTTTTCACCAACCGCGAAGAGCTCAAGCTGACGCTGTTCTACGTCGTCCCGCGCCGCCCGGACTGGCGGCTCGACCCCATCAACCTCGAGGCCAATCCCGAGGCCATCATCCATATCGAGGAAGACAAGCAGGTCCACGGCGTGCCGGCCATGGAAAAGGCCAAGGAATGGCTCCACTCCATGGGGTTCTCGAAGGACCAGGTGTTCGTCAAATTTTCCCACGGAAAACTCGGCACGGTCAAAGAGATCGTCAAGGAATCCGAGGAAGGGCTCTACGACGCGGCCGTGCTCGGCCGGCGGGGGCTGTCATGGTTCGAGGAAATGGTCAGCGACAGCGTGTCGCACCGCATCCTCTGGGAAGAACTCACGTTCCCCATCTGGATCTGCCGCAATCCGCAAAAGGACCGCCGAAACGTGCTGCTGTGCGTGGACGGCTCCGAGGAATCCATGCGCGTGGCCGACCATGCCGGCTTCATGCTCAAAAACGAACCCGGCCACGACATCACGCTGCTGCACGTGTGCTCCGACGACCGCTGCGTCAACGCGGAGGAAATCTTCGGCCGGGCCCTGGCCGAGGTCAAAGCCAACGACATCGCCGACGACCGGATCAGCATCAAAGTCCTGACCTCGTCCAACCCGGCGCGCACCATCCTGCACGAAGCCGATTCCAATAAATACGCCGCCGTGGCCATCGGCCGCACCAGCCATAAGCCCTCGACCCTCAAACACATCTTCGCCACGACCAGCCTCAAGATCCTGCGCGGCATCGAAGGCGCGTCCTTGTGGCTGTGTAAGTAG
- a CDS encoding TMEM165/GDT1 family protein, translating into MDWKLLFTTFATIFVAELGDKTQLACVLTAADSRRPWIVFAGSSLALVATSFLGVIFAEFICNFVSPEIIKKVAAVAFVVMGALIYFDKL; encoded by the coding sequence ATGGACTGGAAACTGCTTTTCACGACCTTTGCCACCATTTTCGTGGCCGAACTCGGGGACAAGACGCAGCTGGCCTGCGTGCTGACCGCGGCCGATTCCCGCAGGCCCTGGATCGTCTTCGCCGGCTCTTCGCTGGCCCTGGTGGCCACCAGCTTCCTCGGGGTCATCTTCGCGGAATTCATCTGCAACTTCGTCTCGCCGGAGATCATCAAGAAAGTCGCCGCCGTGGCCTTCGTGGTCATGGGCGCGCTGATCTATTTCGATAAACTGTAA
- a CDS encoding C45 family autoproteolytic acyltransferase/hydolase translates to MLLLVLLAAGPGRACTLFGLAGSDVAGGGTLLVKNRDWRPVQAQRLVLVTPGEGHRYLGLFAEGGGASGLKAGVNEAGLTVVSATAGSVPREARRGKSPMSGLLRRLLTDCGSVAAAVARADLFGRGKPCMLLLSDRHGLARVEVAPGGRYAVSRTADGVLWQTNHYLEPALADANVRIGASSRTRAARIAGLLGDLPRPANLAALLALSRDTADGPEDGIWRTGGRPKAVRTVATFAVAMPPSGPGRLYLRLADPGTPEWTRTITLDAAAFSENTPAP, encoded by the coding sequence GTGCTGCTGCTGGTCCTTCTGGCGGCCGGCCCGGGGAGGGCCTGCACTCTCTTTGGCCTTGCCGGGTCCGACGTGGCCGGCGGCGGCACGCTGCTGGTCAAAAACCGCGACTGGCGGCCGGTGCAGGCCCAGCGGCTCGTGCTGGTCACGCCCGGGGAGGGGCATCGCTATCTGGGGCTTTTTGCCGAAGGCGGCGGCGCTTCCGGGCTCAAGGCCGGGGTCAACGAGGCCGGACTCACCGTGGTTTCGGCCACGGCGGGCAGCGTTCCCCGCGAGGCCCGGCGGGGCAAGAGCCCCATGAGCGGCTTGTTGCGCCGGTTGTTGACGGACTGCGGCAGCGTCGCCGCGGCTGTGGCCCGGGCCGATCTTTTCGGCCGGGGCAAGCCGTGCATGCTTCTTTTGTCCGACCGGCACGGGCTGGCCCGGGTGGAAGTGGCCCCTGGCGGCCGCTACGCCGTTTCCCGCACCGCCGACGGCGTGCTGTGGCAGACCAACCATTATCTGGAGCCGGCCCTTGCCGACGCCAATGTCCGCATCGGCGCGTCGAGCCGGACCCGGGCGGCGCGCATCGCCGGGCTTCTGGGCGATCTGCCTCGGCCCGCGAATCTCGCCGCCCTCCTCGCCCTGTCCCGGGACACGGCCGACGGGCCGGAGGACGGGATCTGGCGCACGGGCGGCAGGCCAAAGGCCGTGCGCACCGTGGCCACCTTTGCCGTGGCCATGCCGCCGTCCGGTCCGGGCAGGCTGTATCTGCGCCTGGCCGATCCCGGCACGCCCGAATGGACGCGGACCATCACCCTGGACGCGGCGGCTTTTTCGGAAAACACCCCCGCGCCCTAA
- a CDS encoding molybdopterin molybdotransferase MoeA encodes MREGFFRAVSTAEFTKLLRTFPPLPAENVPLDAARGRFLAGDVLAGEDLPAAGRAAMDGYAVRAAEVFGATENSPAYLDLAMDIPIGIIPDQPLPPGRCARIVTGAFLPQGADAVVMVEYTEDLGAGAIEIRRPVPPGENMLFAGEDAALGQRILAAGTRLRPQEIGMLAALGQTVVAVGRRPSVAVLSTGDELVPASATPRPGQIRDVNTHTLSAMVEAAGAEPHAFPLVPDDLPGITAALADATASHDLTLLSGGSSVGARDFTLDALRGLGADILAHGVAISPGKPTILASRAGRPVIGLPGQVTSAQVVMAVFGAPLLAHLAGDVAAFDRPVRTFPAILSRNIASKQGREDHVRVRLEPRPGELPLAHPVLGKSGLLKTLLLADGLIVIPADLEGYAGGLEVAVRPI; translated from the coding sequence ATGCGCGAGGGATTTTTCCGGGCCGTGTCCACGGCCGAATTTACAAAGCTGCTGCGGACCTTTCCCCCCCTGCCCGCCGAAAACGTGCCCCTCGACGCGGCCCGGGGACGGTTCCTGGCCGGGGACGTCCTTGCCGGCGAGGATCTCCCCGCCGCCGGACGCGCCGCCATGGACGGCTACGCCGTGCGCGCGGCCGAGGTGTTCGGGGCCACGGAGAACAGCCCCGCCTACCTCGACCTGGCCATGGACATCCCCATCGGCATCATCCCCGACCAGCCGCTGCCGCCCGGCCGCTGCGCCCGCATCGTCACCGGCGCGTTTCTGCCCCAGGGAGCCGACGCCGTGGTCATGGTGGAATACACCGAGGACCTCGGGGCCGGGGCCATCGAAATCCGCCGGCCCGTGCCGCCCGGGGAAAACATGCTCTTCGCCGGCGAGGACGCGGCCCTGGGGCAGCGCATCCTGGCCGCCGGCACGCGGCTGCGGCCCCAGGAAATCGGCATGCTGGCCGCCCTGGGCCAGACCGTGGTGGCCGTGGGCCGGCGTCCCTCCGTGGCCGTGCTCTCCACCGGCGACGAACTGGTGCCGGCTTCGGCCACGCCCCGGCCGGGCCAGATCCGCGACGTCAACACCCATACCCTTTCGGCTATGGTCGAGGCCGCCGGAGCCGAACCCCACGCCTTTCCCCTGGTGCCCGACGACCTGCCCGGCATCACCGCCGCCCTGGCCGACGCCACCGCCTCCCACGACCTGACCCTGCTCTCCGGTGGCAGCTCCGTCGGCGCGCGCGATTTCACCCTCGACGCCCTGCGCGGCCTCGGCGCGGACATCCTGGCCCACGGCGTGGCCATAAGCCCGGGCAAGCCGACCATCCTGGCCAGCCGCGCCGGCCGCCCCGTCATCGGACTGCCCGGCCAGGTCACCTCGGCCCAGGTCGTCATGGCCGTCTTCGGCGCGCCGCTTCTGGCCCACCTGGCCGGCGACGTCGCCGCCTTCGACCGGCCGGTGCGAACCTTTCCGGCCATCCTCTCGCGCAACATCGCCTCCAAACAAGGCCGCGAAGACCACGTCCGGGTGCGCCTGGAACCGCGCCCCGGCGAACTGCCCCTGGCCCACCCCGTGCTCGGCAAATCCGGGCTGCTCAAGACCCTGCTTCTCGCCGACGGCCTCATCGTCATCCCCGCCGACCTGGAAGGCTACGCCGGCGGGCTCGAGGTCGCGGTCCGGCCGATCTAG
- a CDS encoding thioredoxin family protein, which produces MPDAIHAVCPKCLAVNRVLTGRLDSGPVCGKCRAPILEPHPVTLTGATFDTFLSKSDLPVLVDFWAPWCAPCRAMAPAFDQAAAMLHPRVILAKCDTQEELAIADRMRIQGVPTMALFVGGQEKARTSGARGAADIVAWVRQNL; this is translated from the coding sequence ATGCCCGATGCCATCCACGCCGTGTGTCCCAAGTGCCTCGCCGTCAACCGCGTCCTGACCGGCCGTTTGGACAGCGGGCCGGTGTGCGGCAAATGCCGCGCCCCCATCCTCGAACCGCACCCCGTCACCCTGACCGGCGCCACCTTCGATACGTTCCTGTCCAAAAGCGACCTGCCCGTGCTGGTCGACTTCTGGGCGCCCTGGTGCGCACCCTGCCGGGCCATGGCCCCGGCCTTCGACCAGGCGGCGGCCATGCTCCACCCCCGGGTGATCCTGGCCAAATGCGACACCCAGGAGGAACTGGCCATCGCCGACCGCATGCGCATCCAGGGCGTGCCCACCATGGCCCTGTTCGTCGGCGGCCAGGAAAAAGCCCGCACCTCCGGCGCGCGCGGCGCGGCCGACATCGTGGCCTGGGTACGGCAGAATTTGTAG
- a CDS encoding nitroreductase family protein yields MASLEIDRERCARDGLCALECPLSLIDIDEAGYPVATAHLEASCIGCGHCVAVCAKGCLRIDGIDPDELPDAPRTPDVLPEALCAWMTGRRSVRNFSDRRVPRGLIETCLETARYAPSALNFQPVEWLVITDAAAIRTLAGLCADFFRAAGSSQRFIEPFDAGRETILRGAPCLVVVHADAAAPIPPATDCVIALTHFELAAHALGLGACWAGLVRRAVASHAPAREFLGLPQGHEMYGGLMVGFPRFALKRLPPRKPLSIVWR; encoded by the coding sequence ATGGCTTCTCTGGAAATCGACAGGGAGCGGTGCGCACGGGATGGGCTATGCGCCCTGGAGTGTCCGCTCTCGCTCATTGACATCGACGAGGCGGGCTATCCCGTGGCCACGGCGCATCTGGAGGCGTCCTGCATCGGTTGCGGGCATTGCGTGGCCGTGTGCGCCAAGGGCTGCCTGCGCATCGACGGGATCGACCCGGACGAACTGCCCGACGCGCCAAGGACGCCGGACGTGTTGCCGGAAGCGCTTTGCGCCTGGATGACCGGGCGGCGCTCGGTACGCAACTTCAGCGACCGGCGCGTACCGCGCGGACTGATCGAAACCTGCCTGGAAACGGCGCGCTACGCGCCTTCGGCCCTCAATTTCCAGCCGGTCGAGTGGCTCGTCATAACCGATGCGGCCGCCATCCGCACCCTGGCCGGGCTGTGCGCCGACTTTTTCCGCGCCGCGGGAAGCAGCCAGCGCTTCATCGAGCCCTTCGACGCCGGCCGGGAAACCATTCTGCGGGGCGCCCCCTGTCTGGTGGTGGTCCACGCCGACGCGGCCGCGCCCATCCCGCCGGCCACGGACTGCGTCATCGCCCTGACCCATTTCGAGCTGGCCGCCCATGCCCTGGGACTTGGCGCCTGCTGGGCCGGACTCGTGCGCCGGGCCGTGGCTTCCCACGCGCCGGCCCGGGAGTTCCTCGGCCTGCCGCAGGGCCACGAGATGTACGGGGGACTCATGGTCGGCTTTCCGCGCTTCGCCCTCAAACGACTGCCGCCGCGAAAGCCCCTGTCCATTGTCTGGCGTTAG
- a CDS encoding carbon-nitrogen hydrolase: MAAPFRLGLIQMAPEKTVADSLEKAAARVAEAGRAGANVVCLPELFATPYFCRNQDHAAFDLAEPIPGPTTRAMADAAKKAGVVVVAPLFERRGPGCHQNSLAVLGPEGEHIGVYRKMHIPHDPGFEEKFYFAPGDLGFKAFDTPFGRVGTLICWDQWFPEAARATALRGALVLCYPTAIGWHPSEKAEYGEGQRDAWITVQRGHAIANGIYVAAVNRVGIEGGGAGYGETLEFWGSSFVADPSGRIVAQAGVAEEEIITAVIDPQVVETQRRHWPFLRDRRIDAYGDLCRLYGE, from the coding sequence ATGGCCGCCCCGTTTCGCTTAGGGCTCATCCAGATGGCCCCGGAAAAAACCGTGGCCGATTCCCTCGAAAAGGCCGCCGCCCGCGTGGCCGAGGCGGGCAGGGCCGGCGCCAATGTGGTCTGCCTGCCGGAACTCTTCGCCACGCCCTATTTCTGCCGCAACCAGGACCACGCCGCCTTCGACCTGGCCGAGCCCATCCCCGGCCCCACCACCCGGGCCATGGCCGACGCCGCCAAAAAGGCCGGCGTGGTGGTCGTGGCGCCGCTGTTCGAACGCCGGGGACCGGGCTGCCACCAGAACTCCCTGGCCGTGCTCGGTCCGGAGGGCGAGCATATCGGCGTCTACCGCAAGATGCACATCCCCCACGACCCGGGTTTCGAGGAAAAATTCTACTTCGCGCCCGGCGACCTGGGCTTCAAGGCCTTCGACACCCCGTTCGGCCGGGTGGGCACGCTCATCTGCTGGGACCAGTGGTTTCCCGAGGCCGCCCGGGCCACGGCGCTTAGGGGCGCGCTGGTCCTTTGCTACCCCACGGCCATCGGCTGGCACCCTTCGGAGAAGGCCGAATACGGCGAAGGCCAGCGCGACGCCTGGATCACCGTGCAGCGCGGCCACGCCATCGCCAACGGCATCTACGTCGCGGCCGTAAACCGCGTCGGCATCGAAGGCGGCGGGGCGGGCTACGGCGAGACCCTGGAATTTTGGGGCTCGTCCTTCGTGGCCGACCCGTCCGGCCGGATCGTGGCCCAGGCCGGCGTGGCCGAGGAAGAAATCATCACCGCCGTCATCGACCCCCAGGTCGTCGAAACCCAGCGCCGCCACTGGCCTTTTCTGCGCGACCGCCGCATCGACGCCTACGGCGATTTGTGCCGGTTGTACGGGGAGTAA